The nucleotide sequence TCatccactccatcactctctctgcctcccaAGACCTCTTGGTGGTGTGTCCCAACATGCTGTATGTACTGATGGCCACCGAGCAGCCAATCGGCTTCAAAAACAAAATCAAACTTCATTTCAAAAGTGCATTTTAAAAATCGCAACACATTTTAAACTAAAACAATAACGTTAAATAATTCAAAGCAAACAAGAAGCAGTAAAAAGAGATCATTATACAAAACACAGTGGCTGTTGAAAGACCGAGGTGAAAAGAGAGATTTTAAAAACTCAAAACACAGTGGCTGTTGAAAGACCCGAGGTGAAAAGGGGGATTTTAAAAGCTTAAAACACAGTGGCTGTTGAAAGGCCCGAGGTGAAAAGGGGATTTTAAAAGCTCAGTGGTATTTGCTGTGTCTCTTACCTTGTCCTTGGCATCGGAGGTAAAGCGGCAGATCTGAGAGTCATCGATGGTCGACCACATCTTAAACTGAGCCTTCCACTGTTCTACTGACACAGAGCTGTTCCCCAGAACCAGACAGCGCTTACGGACAGTACAGGCTGCCGTTACCCCTACTAGAGACTTCCCCGcacctgaggagaggaggagagatggagggggggtaGGAGGAGTAATggggagggaaaggaggagagatgtGGGAGAGATGGGACACGGAGGTAAATGTATGGATGATTGAAAAATGTACGTAACGCCTTCATATACACCGAATATACCAAACACAAGGAACCCCTTCCTAATAATAAGTCGCACCCCTCCGATCTCCTCCCCTCAACGCCACTGATtaaaagtggatttaacaagtgaca is from Salvelinus namaycush isolate Seneca unplaced genomic scaffold, SaNama_1.0 Scaffold3098, whole genome shotgun sequence and encodes:
- the ercc3 gene encoding general transcription and DNA repair factor IIH helicase subunit XPB, yielding EEIGGVRLIIRKGFLVFGIFGVYEGVTYIFQSSIHLPPCPISPTSLLLSLPITPPTPPPSLLLSSGAGKSLVGVTAACTVRKRCLVLGNSSVSVEQWKAQFKMWSTIDDSQICRFTSDAKDKPIGCSVAISTYSMLGHTTKRSWEAERVMEWMRSQEWGLIILDEVHTIPAKMFRRVLTIVQAHCKLGLTATLVREDDKIVDLNFLIGPKLFEANWMELQNNGYIAKVQCAEVWCPMSPEFYREYVAIKTKRRILLYTMNPNKFRACQFLIKFHERRNDKIMVFADNVFALKEYAIRLN